In one window of Meleagris gallopavo isolate NT-WF06-2002-E0010 breed Aviagen turkey brand Nicholas breeding stock chromosome 4, Turkey_5.1, whole genome shotgun sequence DNA:
- the THAP9 gene encoding DNA transposase THAP9, with protein MRQFACLLHLCHRAAYEQLRKVFPLPHPASLINWLSNDAAAPGFSNDMFLQLQEKVERGEQAYCYCTLMVQDMSLQKCQEWDRQTQRLTGFIDLGAGSLDADEAPLASEAVVVMAAGISSPWRAPLGYFFVSSVTGCLLAQLLRQAISKLNNIGVTVLAVTSGATACGAETARALGIRINPQRIRCAFHHPPSSAHCIAYFFDVCHALQLIKNTLQYFQKIQWLSDTVQWQHVVELATLREKKLLGRRSCHPEREETYQLEVNLAAQLFSEGVADALEHLQKLGLASFQNCGGTVKFLRMMSRLCNVFHGNGLKGPLPAGNYNKISPLFHEAKSFFVTLTDSTGRYIIKSKRRLGFLSFLLNAESLKWLYSNPVLQEGAPSQRFLTSAFSLDPLEQFLWALQQACSTGSGNPTCAMFQAAYRKVLAGCSLEPDTLHSTANTSSLDLSHRTDLTLGSICSQYNPAHRRMLAAELPCAGLLLRDSPLSNALTDLSLYKQSITFAAGLVAEQLASSLRCEACVASLFESDGSRLRCGAVLYIKKLHGLSLPSASVHHVAYISEQVLSRHRQLGDDNKNSKLHYLSLEQKIFHELLGQNHLFPTFSEHLFEGELHTDNHYTILVKGIAEHYLNIRTNQAQKLNFSYHCGRHRLKRAKGKHLFLSQLSSCWSSQTHAGS; from the exons ATGAGACAGTTCGCCTGCCTGCTGCACCTCTGCCACCGTGCCGCCTACGAGCAGCTGAGGAAGGTTTTCCCCCTGCCGCATCCCGCCAGCCTGATCAA ctggcTGTCTAACgatgctgcagctccaggcttCAGCAATGATATGTTCCTCCAGCTTCAAGAAAAGGTGGAGAGAGGGGAACAGGCCTACTGCTACTGTACCCTGATGGTACAGGATATGTCCCTGCAGAAGTGCCAGGAGTGGGACCGGCAGACCCAGCGTCTGACCGGCTTTATTGACTTGGGAGCAGGCAGCCTTGATGCTGATGAAGCTCCGCTGGCCTCAGAAGCGGTAGTTGTTATGGCAGCCGGTATCTCAAGCCCTTGGAGGGCTCCCCTTGGCTACTTCTTTGTGAGCAGCGTGACTGGTTGCCTGCTGGCTCAGCTGCTTCGTCAGGCCATCAGTAAGCTGAACAACATTGGTGTCACAGTGCTGGCCGTGACATCGGGTGCCACCGCATGCGGGGCTGAGACAGCAAGAGCTCTGGGGATCAGGATCAACCCCCAAAGGATCCGCTGCGCTTTCCATCACCCACCCAGCTCCGCTCACTGCATTGCATACTTCTTTGATGTTTGTCATGCTCTCCAGTTGATAAAGAACACACTGCAATACTTCCAGAAGATACAGTGGCTCAGTGACACTGTGCAGTGGCAGCATGTGGTGGAGCTGGCAACTTTACGGGAGAAAAAGCTGTTAGGGCGCAGGTCATGCCATCCAGAGCGTGAAGAGACCTACCAGCTAGAGGTCAACCTCGCTGCCCAGTTGTTCAGTGAGGGTGTTGCTGATgcactggagcacctccagaaGCTGGGCCTGGCCTCATTTCAGAACTGTGGTGGTACTGTCAAGTTTCTGCGTATGATGAGTCGTCTGTGCAATGTATTTCATGGCAATGGACTGAAGGGGCCTTTGCCAGCCGGAAATTATAACAAAATCAGCCCCCTCTTCCATGAAGCTAAGAGCTTCTTTGTTACCTTAACAGACTCTACAGGGAGATACATTATTAAGAGCAAACGCAGACTGGGCTTTCTGAGTTTTTTGCTCAATGCTGAGAGCCTCAAGTGGCTTTACAGCAACCCTGTGCTTCAAGAGGGTGCTCCTTCCCAACGCTTCCTGACCTCTGCCTTCAGCCTTGACCCGTTGGAGCAGTTTCTCTGGGCTCTCCAGCAAGCCTGCAGCACTGGCAGTGGGAACCCCACCTGTGCCATGTTTCAGGCTGCCTACCGCAAAGTGctggctggctgcagcctgGAGCCAGAcactctgcacagcacagcaaataCAAGTAGCTTGGACTTGTCTCACAGGACAGACCTTACCCTTGGTAGCATTTGTTCTCAGTATAACCCAGCTCACAGGCggatgctggcagcagagctccCTTGTGCTGGCCTTCTTTTGCGTGACTCTCCTCTGAGCAATGCACTTACAGACCTATCGCTGTACAAGCAGAGCATCACCTTTGCTGCAGGCTTAGTTGCTGAGCAGCTAGCCTCCAGCTTGCGATGTGAGGCTTGTGTTGCATCCCTCTTTGAGTCAGATGGGAGCCGGCTAAGGTGTGGAGCAGTGCTCTATATCAAGAAGTTACATGGACTAAGCCTGCCCTCAGCAAGCGTGCACCATGTGGCATACATTTCTGAACAAGTCCTGAGCAGGCACAGACAATTGGGAGATGACAACAAGAACTCCAAGTTACATTATTTGTCCCTAGAACAGAAAATTTTCCATGAGCTTCTAGGACAAAATCACCTCTTCCCCACTTTTTCTGAGCATTTATTTGAGGGGGAATTGCACACTGACAATCACTACACAATTTTAGTGAAGGGAATAGCAGAGCATTACTTAAACATCAGAACAAACCAAGCCCAAAAATTGAACTTCAGTTACCACTGTGGCAGGCACAGATTGAAGAGAGCGAAGGGAAAGCATTTGTTCCTATCACAGCTAAGTAGCTGTTGGTCAAGCCAAACCCATGCAGGATCATGA